DNA from Ochotona princeps isolate mOchPri1 chromosome 7, mOchPri1.hap1, whole genome shotgun sequence:
tccACTGCCCGTGTGGGAAACTGaggggaagctcctgactctggacttAGGGTCAGATTTACTAGACtcagactgttgcagccatttgaggggtgaaccagcagagagaggatatttgtctctctctccaaggatctgatgtgcctttccaatagaaataaataaatctttaaaagaaacatattattaaaaatgtaGCAAATATGTAAGCATAATTTAATCATCTGCAAGTATTTAACAAAACTAGCATAATATGAATTGTTATCAATATACTCTGGTGCTTagcaatgttaaaaataagataaatacaaattaaaaacaaaactaaaacttttaaaacagGAAGGCAACTGTAGCACATGtaaggaagaagagaaatgagGACTCAGATAAACACTGTTGGTAGGTGCAGTCACATTGTGAATCTCATCTGTATTAACAGCAAACGACCTGGCAATCCCACTTCTCAAATATTTAACAATCAGTACAGCACACTCTACTTTTTACAAATGGTCACCCAAATGTGATCCTTAATTATTCATACACTCATTCTTACATGATTAAAATACTGCTCTCTGTTATTTAGTGtactacaatttaaaaaaaggcaaacagtttaaaaaaaaaaaacttgaggctGGCTTGGGTCAAAGAGCTTGCTGCTGAAATACGATACTGCAAATTCAGTGGCAGGAAATAGACAGAGCTATGTGATTGGAGAATAAGACAGCAGGAATGGTATTTATTCAGATAGCTCATTACAGGACACAGAGCACcttgcagggaaaaaaaaggctCTTCAAATCAGAAACTACTAAGttttccaaagggaaaaaaaatgggaaCCAAGGACAAAGTAAGGAAATAAGTTCTATCTTCATTCTATTTGTATAACTTAATCTCTTTGTATGTTTGTTGAAAGTTGCTTACTTTGAGGAAAATTGATCAAAAGCATATGAGTGGCCCAAATGCTAGAAATTTGCTCGAAGGAAATAAATAACTGTGAATCTGTAAAATGCTTACTACAAGAGTattcaattaaaattatttaaatgagcagaaaaaaagaaggcTTAAGAAATTATGCAAAATATATCGAATAAAACATGTTTGTTGGAAATAATACTGGAGAAGAATATAGAAATGTTTATGTGTTATAAGCAGTATATAAATGTGGACTACAAAGTTAATTACTTCATACTTCATGATATAGTTTGAGACACTTACAAGGACTTAAATCAAAAACATGAAATGAGTGATAAAATTATAGGtaaatattgtttcattttaactGGATTCAGAAATTACCTCTAATTGATACATATATTTCATTTGTAACAATATTAATAACCAAAAATACAATTCAAAATTTCATAACAATTACTGAAAAATATATGTTCACATGGTCAAGAATTCATAGCAAATCATACcagaagtaaaaataattattataaaatgaAGGATCACaggtttgttatttttaatttcttttgggaaCACAAAATACAACTTGAGGctggaaaaaaatttatataaaaattacagAGTCCtacatgtttcatttattttcatgttcttctgctaaatttctttttttttaattcttcattttttattatagagTTGATTAGGCTAAAAGGAATCTCCCCTTCAACTctcccacactgctttccctgataTTATAACTatagtttagtccttcaacacaagtccattattcttctatttaagtgtatcctaacattgtaaaAGTATACAGAATGGCATAAAATCCAGCATTCTactgacagtttcattgggtgctAAATTTCTTATCAAAGCAAAAAATTAATCAGCTGTAGGCAAGTGTtccattgctgggagaaaagcagcttgattaatgtcaaatttgtgttaaatGTCTCAGAAAACCAGcatatggctttttaaaaataataatatgtggGTGAGGCAGGGAATGTTAGGTTAGAACATACCATACTGGCTCCCAGACAAGGAATGGGATTACCCAGGAAAAGAGGTCTGAGGATGTATTGGAGTAAGAATGGTGGGGGGCATGTTTGACAgaggagaaatgacttctgggaaCTTCCACAGACTGAGCTAAAACATAGTGGTTTAGAAAGGGAAAACTAGAGAATATttttgggtcaggccaaggcacctgcccaaatgaaaacctgggctgggctaaatagcctTGCTCAAGGtctcctggtgcatgcaaagctggggctgggggccatACCCAGTTGGGTTAGGCCATAGTACCTGCCCACAAGTATCAAAGCAGAAAGTGGGTCACAGCAGGCAGGacaacagcacccaccagaacatgacAGAAATGTATCTGGGGGCATTTTCAGTAGGGGACACATAGGCTTGCTTCTGTGATATTGCAACATATATCAGTTTATTCagagagctggaggtggtgagGTGAGTTCTTGGGGTGTGCCAAGCAGCACTAGGCTGAGTAACCATTACTGAGAGCCAAAATGAGTGCAGaccagttgggctaggctgcagaaccTGTTGGTGAGTGTTAGGAATAGGGCCAGCTATGTCAATCTAGGTAGCAACACCCCCTACTTGGAGAGGGCCAGGTAGGGGAACATGGGAAATCCCCCTGTGGGCCTCAGATCCTGCTACTGAGTGAAAGAGCTGGGGCAGAAGGAGGGCCAGACCTGGTTGCGCTGCCACACCTACAGGCAAACATGTGGGTTTGGACTAGGAGCAATCCATTGAAACCCTaatatggggaagaatgttctaagGGTGCTACTTGAGTAGTCTGGATAGTTCTAATATATAGTCaacttcattgcaccagggttaagAAAATCCTTCTAAAGTCTATTGCCTGACCAGATCTATTTCAATATACCCACAGACTTAATCATGCGTTGCAAGGCCTGGCCTTGAGAGTTGTTtaacttgttctgcttttcaacttTTGGTGACGTATTACAAGTCCTCTATCAGCTTGGATGAAATTTTTGTGTCTTTCTACTCTTaggctcatcagcaggaactgtagcctagAAGGGGAGTTTAGGAATCTTAATAAAAGTCACATTTTTATTCAGTGGCTTTTGGGCAAACTTTCATCTCTAAACCAGACAAGTGAAATAACTGCTAGACTAAAATCTGTACTTCTAGTGGCTAATAAATCTTCAGTTTGGCAATAAGATCCTGAGTAATTCAGAGTTAATTACAAATGACGGAGTCAAGAAACTACTCTTGGTTCTCAATCAAACCCTGTGAActctacaataaaataaatttgctaTGAAAAAAATCAGGGATAAACTTTAGTATacctttcatctttaaaaaaaaaaacataatgtagAATTACATACCTTTTCAGttaagttttgttttcctttaaaatactcACTTCTGGAAAGCATAACAGGTTAAACTCCGCTGGCCAAACTTTGTAGCAAATGTCTGGAGCTATAGATACAaggtagacttggtcagccaatacaCCTTACAAAGAGTTTCTCAACTCTGGTGCAACAGAGCCAATGATGTCTGAAAATTACATTCTTCTCTGCACTGGGGTCTCTTAGATGTCATCAAATGATCAGCCTTGCCTCCATTGTCGAGTGCTGATGTAGTCTGGCATCAGGAAGTGgtttcttccccttccctccaaCCCCCACTgacatagaagaaaaaaaaaagaactgaaacatttgttccacccaccttcccccattcctcaaccttctcaactatgtaaactatgtaaacaatattaaatatatatatatatgtatatatataaatgtttttaaaataatttgtcttCAAAATAATATACAACATTCAGGAGCAAAATATGTTTGATGAAATTATGATATtacaggattttaaaattttttcctatgatctctctctctctctctaatcctctacctactctctaattctctctctttcctccaccCCCAACCCTCTACTTTTTATTCAGGTTATTAAATGCAAAGCAGCCATCGCCTGGGAAGCAGGAAAGCCCCTTTCCATTGAAGAGGTTGAGGTAGCTCCTCCTAGGGCTCATGAAGTTCGAATTCAGGTGAGTAGCGACTATCTGGCTAGGACAGATTGAACCATAAATACAAAATTAGTTTCTGGAAATTCAATCCTGTATGGAATGACTGGGAGGCCTTGTGTTGCTGAATAATACCCAACACTGGTGAGAGGAACTGTGGAATCCCCAAACAGGATCTGCCTGCCCAACACACAGAAAACCAATCACTGACATTGGATGGCAGAAGAAAGTAGGCATTTATTGCAAAGCGCAAAGCAATGAGGCAGGCAGTTATTGCTTAATTCCCAGGCTCCCTGAGTTAGGGGTGAAGGTTCATATAGTCAGAAATCAGGATTGAGAGTTTCATGTGTGCAAGGGTCCTGGTTGGTCAGTGAAGTTTGTGACCTTTCTTTTCATTGGTCAGCAATGCTATGATTTTTAGGGAATTTATGGTTGGCTCCAGCCCATCTGGCAGTTGCATGAAGCTAGTTACATCTTCACCAGAACTTTCCCCGAATGAAGTCCCCCAGTCAATAATGGCCATGTAGGTTCTTATCtactggagaagcaaatgactcctagAATCTTGTGATTAGAAGCCTGTAATGCCAGATGATCACTCACTTAAGTCAGTGAAGTCCTTTTGATAAAAGGCAGGCAAGGACACCTTGTGCAAAAAGACAGTCAGGAATGAGGATTCTGCTCTTATATTGAGGGGGGTGTTTAGTTTTGCTTGGAGTTTCCATTCTGAGACACTTATAGTTTCATATTCAGGTAAGAACAGGTACTCTCCCCAGGAATGATAAATCATTAATTGTTTCTGTAATGttgtctgataaaaataaaatttagttgaACTAGTTAAACATAAATCACTAACACAAGAATCAGACAAGGCAATTCCTTTGGATTAGGATGTCAGGTTTTCTTATGTTCTCCGACTGCCACTTAAAAAATGACAGAGAATTAGGTTCAAaacaagggagagaggaaagccaAAGGGCTGTCCTGGATGACACCAGTGTCCAGAATGCCCAGAAAAGGCACGAGACTGCAACCACAGGGAGAAGGGACTGCAATAAGCAGAGTGACTTCAACTGTCTCATTTTCTCCATTACTGCTCAGCCTTAATTTTCCTCAAGACCACTTTAAGGGTTTGATTGATATAGGAAAATGAATGATACATCATCATGAACaggatcttaaagaaaaaataatacagaaatacaTTAGTAATTAATTTAGGTAATTTTAGTTGATATCTACCATCAATAAAAGGTTTATTGCCTCTTCATTTCATGAAGCCTCAACAAAAGTTAACAAACATTCTGCAGAAACCCATTTCTTTCCATCTTCTTCTAATATTAAACAATTTCCAATTGCCCTTTCTTTTTCCTATCCAGGAGACAATAATTGCCAATCTTCTCACTTTTCATGATTTTCTAACAACGATGAAAGACAGAAGGCAATGACATACTGCAAGTGGAAAAGAATCTAAAcatctttattctattttttccatAATGTAATTCTTATGGAATTATAGGAGCATCAAAGTGGTTCAAGATGATATCAGACCACAAGATAATTTATAACATCCAGTCCAAAAATATAACAACAGAAACATAATCAAGTTTGTGATTGCTTTCTAGATAATTGCTGCTGGCCTATGTCGTTCTGATACCCATGTGATTAGTCCCACATTTGAAGGGGCTTTTCTTCCAGTTATCCTGGGCCATGAAGGTGCAGGAATTGTTGAAAGTGTTGGGCCAGGAGTGACCAACGTCAAACCAGGTACTTTAATATCTGATTCCAAATCAATGGATATGCCAGGTTATTTCAGTGATAATATCCCTTTTGGTTCTGCATGCTATACTTGATTACTATTCACATAGCATCaccatctttccaaaaaaaataccTAATATACACAGTCTATCACAGTGATTAATGTAGCCCTCCTTGAAAAACAGGATAAATCAAATCATGATTTAATTTAAATCTATATTCAAATacagagtaatttttttaaataatgatccTAAAAATTTTGTATCCATAAAGCAATCTAATCAATGTAACCCTGTAGTCACAGCTCTGCTGTTTACTGGCTAAGAGTTCTTGGCCAGTTACATCACTTTTCTATGACTTCTATCAGTTCCTGTTTCCTACAGCAGAATAATAATGGTACTTATCTTGGAGTGTGATTCTGAGAACCATGTAAGTTAATACATGGAAGCAGTTAAGATGGTGCCTGCcacataaaaaatgttaaattaacaCTAAACACAAATTGTCATCACCTTCATTTTCAAAGGACAGAAACCATTATAAACTTGGACTTGAATTTAACCAGCGGCAAATGTGGGATGTAGAAGTCAATCTAATGGTTAAACGAGACAATCATGTGTAAAGTTTACTTCCTATATCCAATTAATTTTCATCCCTTACCTAAGGATGTTCTGGTCTGTACTGGGtgttcataaataaaataaataaaattataacacAGAGGTTCAAAGACAACAGAGTCTCAGGACTCTGCACCTAATGCTATGAGCAGCAATTTGTTGCTTGAATGATAAACAGTTGCTTGAATGCTGAACATTAtaactgtgtatatgtgtgtttgtgtgtatgtgtgtatgactGTGTGCAAAAATATGCAGTATTGTGTAGGCAGAGAATCTGATATCTTGTAAAGAAACTTGATATTACAGTCATGTTTCCTTTCTTCTCATCATAAAACATATATGATAAACAATGGCACTATTAATTCACTCATACATTCACTGTTGTTCAACTATGAGCAACATCTTAGGTATCATCTAATAAATAGTCCTTCTTTCTAGGAGACAAAGTGATTCCACTTTATATACCTTACTgtggaaaatgcaagttctgccTGAGTCCACTCACAAACTTCTGTGAAAAATTCTGGTAAGCCCTTTGCATTGTTAGTAATAGGCTACATATTCATAAATAATGTTGGATAgcacatttcaaatacataaatggacTTGAACAGATGCTAACCTTTCAGCCACCAATTCTACTGCAATGTGTATATAAGACCGTGTTGCAAATGTATACAAAAGATATATGCTAGAATGTTTCATGGCAACACTGCTAGTAATAACCAGTATTTCAAAATAGcaagaatataaatttttaaagtggAATAAGAAATTGCCATGGTAACATAACAAAACAGCAAATATCACTGAACTTGAACTACAAATACAAACACATAATAATTCACATAAAAATgttaagaagaaagaagaaagtggcTGATAAACATTTTCACTAAGGTTTTATATATAAGAACAATACAGCAATTTTCTTATGGCACACACATATGAAGAGAAAGTATAAATAGATCACTGAAATAGTAGTtacttcttttatatatatattttttactgtatttttgacaatctttacatagttaattagggtaaaaaggttcaagggctataaggaagtgggtaagactattatgttcatattgtttccttcgtgtatctgaggtaaagggggatactgagggagaagccccacccagtttcccacccaccccaagtcccggatgtggggcatgctctgagatacttgctcaagtggttttcatagttcaccagttatggatcgctgccagtcacaccactcccagctcgatgaggtcgttgaagaatccactgattgtcacagtccatcatagagtcttcatttgcccagtatttcactgccaacatatagctgaggtggttgattgacttgttctttcttctgtcttttcttggctagggttctgagtccagcagttcgattggggagatctccaaagaaactttgaggtattcccagatcaagatcagattcttgtatgttctagcaagcacagggcccagcacagtccctcgccacgatcagctggtggttgcaattgctgggttggttctgctttcagtcccgacttccactggaaccaataggtgttgcagtccagcctggttctgcccagaacgtactcgaccctttcatcaaccagtgggagctgcagcctagtcagggcgacccacaataacccccaccaggcccgccccctaccctggcctgctagtatgcatagcagactagtccagtctgtcccacatcccacttggCTCTTGTAGtagtcaatgggcattaaagcttagttccatctaaccagctcaactatccagccctcacggatgttgctgagtgccactctgtctagccaccccagcccccgtcctagttttcatgccgtCCCGCGGGAGTAGAGACGCAAGAGGAGGGGAACCcgctatttccctcccgggtctctctcaatcccggtttatgcactctttgggtgattctgtggtttgacttgacagaattaggccccagtgccagcttctgccagctgatgctatggctaagcccaaacaaccctcacccactctaatttatgcttgcacccacaggaaatatcagcccagcctggctattccctgatctagtccacatgcagcgctcaggtgttgcagccctgcttagtcttgTCTGTCCCTATCACAGCCCAtgctatccagtgggagtagctgtctggcgagggaaccagcccctcaatccccccgctggctctgccctctcccttactggttctcacgtgtgctggttgggtgctgcagtcacatccagtacaggctaGCTCACCCTGGTATTCCATATTGTGCaatggtttttgtcgcgaccaaacccagcctgacccacactctgttctggtgttcgggtttgccagtggatgacatgaactgattcagcttggtccacccctgacccatgccaaatgtatgccaatggggaactttccatggcctgttatgggctgtttcctgtcatgcttcttgcgctttcctgcagtgactgtgtcctgccagaggagttgcccaggctcctccatgagaacccctcccaatgccagattttgcgcaaaccagggggtccatgagccagcccttctcagttcaccttctgtgctagcaggaacagtgacttttcttggctggctttcaacccattctggttcttgttgttggatgtttcagcccagccatggctcgtccatacccatgtacagctcacacatggctcagtaggggttgagacctagccttgtccgtcccacatctacccggGTCCTCCAgcacaccagatggtgttggggtctgggctggcctggcgcatccaatcccagccacactagtgccacgggagactacaactgtttcctagttagaacacagcccccattccagcacacatgccccttggtgggaacctaaacccagttagggtgttcccttagctccccagctgggcctgttcccagaaACAGATcacgtgcctgccagtggttgctctgactccgCTTAGCTCAGTCTCTcatctgtcctggcctctgccttagacactatggcttagcgtccttgtctcacgcagaccagtaagtgccagagcctagctcagcatgacctgtgctccattctgGCTTCTCGTTTCGCTTgaaggctaaggtttgctcagtcctgcccagtatatcccattccattaccaatttacacattagccaactgttggagctactttgcccagcttgtccgacccgcAGGTCTGGActacatgttcaccagcgggagctatgactcaccaggggagtttgccaagttcctccacttgatatcctcccagactcagttctcatacatgccagtgggttttaggccagtgcctggcacagtctggccttccatttggctgtatatgagctggtgaatgttgcagcccagcccaacacaCACCATGTTCAGGATGCAAAtccgggtgctgctgccttgaccagtccagactgttgcaggttcctttacccgtgattGATGgaaggctccttggtcacacctagcttagtacaaaaccacccaaactcttaggcttaccagtggggctagaatttccgtagggtgtggcccacacatcccgcacagaatctactcccagatatggttctcgaatgcttgttaatgttatggccctgcctaatgtgaccagtctcctgatccatcatcatgtcaggtaaaaggatatcttGTTGGACCAGCccagagccttagcttttgcaagAACTGGTGTTCactgctcagcattgttcagtttcaaaggaagagttactgccattgggaatctttaggattgaatCAGATTCCAGAAGCACAGTGgaatcaacctggagctacctaagcaatgATTCAGACATTCAGTaacccagagctccccggccaggcggccagcaggcagagcttggtgccaaatggcgcactggccgcccaggtacagctcaccacgtgctgatggtggctggagtcggtaTCCGAGCAGGATGTCCCATCCTGGAGCTCACAGTAGTTACTTCCACAAGGAGGAGACAACAAATAACAGTCATTTCCCCAGAGCCTTCATAGACAGAACACTTAGGAGTCAGCTTTGAAATCAGTGAGTACAGCACCAAAATCTAAGTCTTAATCTCTTTGTTTTAACTTTACTGAGACTATAATCCAATTTGTCAATAAAGCTATCTGAAACTATTTAAAAGGCTGAACCTACAATACTCAAATCTATTACTGTGCCTTAATTTCCACATTTCCAACATGAGGTTAAAAAAATCATGCTTGCTTCATTAGGTTGTCACAGGTATTCAATGaattaagaaacatttatttgtaaACCTTTAGTGAAATGACTGATTTAGATAATGACCATAATGCTTTCTAATATCATGAAAAGGGAGAGAATTCGATAGTATGTCCCATTGTTCAtgcttacaatgtcaggaaacacttcaatagtggaATAATGGACTTATAATACTAGAGGGAAAATCAGTAGGAGGGAGCAGATTCGGGGAATGGgatgggaaatctcagagcctttggaactgtagcataaaacTGTAATTTTGGAGAGAGAAAGCTAGAGAGATAATTAGGACATCAGGAATGGGAAAATAAAACGGGCCAGTAAcataaaaaaaaaggtagcacGTCACTCCAGAAAAAGGTTACCAACTtcctcatttctcctttttttttttaattttctagtaAAGGTAAAAATCCTTTAATCGAACAAGAACTAATGGAAGACAAAACCAGCAGGTTTACCTGCAAAGGAAAATCAATTTACCATTTCTTTGGAGTCAGTGCCTTCTCTCAGTACACTGTAGTAAAAGATGTTAATGTTGCCAAAATAGATGATGATGCAAATCTAGAAAGAGTTTGTCTGATTGGATGTGGTTTTTCTACTGGCTACGGAGCTGCAATCAACACTGCCAAGGTAAATGGTTAAACACACAGGGTTATGCAGAAGTTATGAGAAAGTAATGTGATGTAAAGGAACTGAGACTTCATTGTTCTGTTCACTCAAATTCTGACTATGTAATTTTTTACCTCTACCAGTTGAAGCAAGTTATTTTACCTCTGTGGAATAGCAACTAGTACAAATACTAATGGAGATAAGGGAATCATATGTTTATAACACCTGGCCCAACAGGCAGCAGCAGGTAGTTGACAGCCAGCAATCTTAATTGCTATTAGATGGTTTACTGTTCctaatttaaatacatatttaaactcAAATATGATGAGCCCTAGATATGGTTATTCCTCCTGGATCAGCCCCTTGGTCAAAGGACATCAGAAGCTACAGAGATCCTCACCATCTCCATACAGTCATCCAGGCTTTCTCACAGATGCTAAGGATTCCTCTTCCTCAGCAGGAGCtcatctctgcttcttttcccagcCCTTGGCTTCAACAGAGGATATTTGCTGGGGATCCTAATGGTAGCATGATGTATCCCTAGAATCCCAGGTTAGAATTTAAAAGTTCTAACAAGGCCTTTAGGTCATATGTAAAAGAATTTCCCGAATGGGCAAACAGCCTTATTTCAACCTCTCTGACATCAAATTTTATGCCCTGACTCAAAACTGCAAAGTGCAGAGGCactgtgtttaaaatttttttaacatttcattcgTCTTGGGTTATGTCACTTTCCCTTGGGGCTAGATACATTTCCATAGCAGGCTGCATtgctccctgcttctccctgaACTGTAGACCACTCAGTATCACACTGCGTGTTTCCAGAGCTTGTCACTGTGAACTGTGAGTGCTTCATCCCTGCCTTCCATCAAAAATGCAGAGAAGATTTTAATTGGATATAGCTTTCTGATGGATCCTGCTTCATTCAGCC
Protein-coding regions in this window:
- the LOC101516927 gene encoding alcohol dehydrogenase class-2 isozyme 1, encoding MGTKDKVIKCKAAIAWEAGKPLSIEEVEVAPPRAHEVRIQIIAAGLCRSDTHVISPTFEGAFLPVILGHEGAGIVESVGPGVTNVKPGDKVIPLYIPYCGKCKFCLSPLTNFCEKFCKGKNPLIEQELMEDKTSRFTCKGKSIYHFFGVSAFSQYTVVKDVNVAKIDDDANLERVCLIGCGFSTGYGAAINTAKVTPGSTCAVFGLGGVGLSAIIGCKTAGASRIIAIDINSDKFAKAKALGATDCLNPKELNKPVQDVIVEMTNGGVDFAIDCAGGSEVMKAALESTTVGWGCYTSVGVDLADKGLTLSPMELIMGRTLKGTNFGGWDAQTVPKLVSDYKNGKFNLDTLVTHTLPFDKINEALDLLKQGKSIRTVLIF